Genomic window (Ruminococcus flavefaciens AE3010):
TGAGAAATTGCAGTTAAAACTGCTTTCTGTAGGTAACAAAAAAGCCTGTATCCCGGAATCTTTCTCGAAATACAGGCTTTTTTAAAGAACGATCAGAGAGAAATTCGGATATTTGTTATGCATTGTTTTTGACCGTTTTTAGCCGTTCCATTTCCATTATTGATATATTAATTGTCTACGCTCCAATTACATAATTAAATGTTTGGTTTATATAGTAATCCTAAGCTTTGAACTTGACTAAATCAATTCAAAACTTTACATTTTATCTATTGAATAATTCGAACTTATCTTATATAATTAAAGTAAATAGGTAGCTGTTCACTCACACATAGATATTCGGAAAATATTAGTACAAAAAGCTTGTTGTTATGCCGTTTCGCATTTTATCAAAGGGGATGATAAACATGACGAGCACGATCTATAATAATTCTTACGATATTGCTGCTGTTATGCTTTGCGTATGCTGTATATTTTACTTCATAATGTCCAAACGTATACGTCACTTGAAGCACATGCTGTATGCAGCCCTCTGTGCTTGTGTTCTTTCCGGCGGTCTCAGCAATATTTCGGCAGGTTATTTTGCTGAATCAAAAATCAATCTGGCGGCAAACATATCTATCAGTTTATACTTTCTTGTCAATGTGCTGACAATGTATGTATTCGGATTGTATGTCCAATGTATAAGCGGACATCTTATAAACCGACGTAAAAAGTTTTATGTGCTGTACAGCATTCCTGCAGCAATTGCATTTTTCCTGATAGCATCCAACTTTTTCTTACATTTCTTGTTCTATTACGATGCTGACTGCAATTATATCCGAAAAGAATTATTCCTTATTTTTCATGCTCTTGTAATGATCTATCTCGGATATACGATCTATGTACTTCTCAGGAATGCTGCGTTCATACAAAAGCAAAAGATCCTTTATCTGTTCTCAGGATTTGGGTTCGTTATTACAGGCATAGTCATACAGATACTGTTCCGCCAGTTGCAGATACAGCTTTTTACAGAAGCAGTCATGCTCTCATTGATGACGATAGTATTTGAAAATGCCAGCTTAGAAGTCGATAATGACCTGAATATATATAAACGTAAAGTGTTCCTTGAATTTTATAAAACGGCCTGCGATATGAAGAGTAAAATGACACTTATCGCAGTTTCACTTGTAAATACAGAACAGCTACTCAGCACTCTTTCTTCCGAAGAAAAGACTGTCGCATTCCGCACTGTCTGCGAAAAGATTTCAAAAATGGTTGGACAAAACAATGTTTATGCCTATACTACGGAAAAATATGCGATCATGCTGGACAGGAACAAAATAGAAAACTATAATATTGCCGAAAACGATTACCTTATAGCACTGGAAGCAATGTTTAATCAGAGTTGGACGATTGGGAATAAGAAAATCTATTTAAATGCACTTGTGACTGTGCTCCATCTCCCTGAAGATACGGAGAATGTTACTCTTGATTCCGCATTTCACAGAGGCAGAGATCTTAACTTTATCGATTCAAATATGATCCTGCGCAATAACAAGGATGTAGATATTATCCGCAAGCGCACAAGAATGCTCAACGCTGTACGTCGAGCCTGTGAAAACAGGTCATTCCTTGTGTACTATCAGCCGATATGGTCAGTAGATTCACAGTCGTTTGTTTCTGCTGAGGCACTTGTCAGAATGGATGATGACGAGCTTGGATTTATCCCTCCAGATGAGTTTATCAGCGCAGCAGAAGAATATGGTCTGATTTCAAATCTTGGCGAGATCGTACTTGAAAAGGTCTGTGAGTTCTATGCAAACCATCACCCCGAACAGTATGGCATCGAGTGGATTGAACTGAATGTTTCGCCTTATCAGCTCGGAGATGCGAATATTGTACAGAAATTTGCCGGATTACTACATAAATATAATGTCCCTGTCTCTTTCATCAATCTGGAGCTGACAGAAACAGTGGATGTATTCCGTAATAGCATATTTAATGATACGCTGAAACAGCTGAAAGATTTTGGCTTTACATTTTCCATGGATGATTATGGTACTGGTTATTCTAATTTAGCTAACCTTATGTCCAATAACTACAAGACTGTGAAGATAGACAAGTCATTGCTCTGGAAGGCAACTGACAAGGCTGGCATGGATTTTCTGATGATCACGGTCAATCAGCTCAAATCCATTAAGCTCCAAGTGCTTCAGGAGGGCGTTGAGACTAAGGAACAACTGGATATTATTACGTCCTTCGGCGGTAATCTGATACAAGGCTACTACTTCTCAAAGCCGCTCTCTGACATTGAGTTTATTGCCTATTGTAAGAGATTTGTAGGATGATCATCCAAGGAATTCTAATATCATATAATGACTATTCAGTGAAATCAAGCCATTTCAGGAATTTGATTAAACATCTCAATTATACTGAAATCTCGGTGATTTCGGATTGTGGTCCCGAAGACCGTGGGTTCGAATCCCATCTCCCACCCTCATGAAATAGGCACTTTCGAGAAATCGGAAGTGCTTTTTTCGGTATTTTCCTACACTTTTCCTACACTTTTTGACGATACTTGCAAAATCAACTGCATATCAATTTCATATAAAAAGAAATATAAAGTTCTATCTTTCATCGGGCTGATAACTCTACTGCCACAAGATTAATGTTAAAACGTAAAACTATAAGTCCCCGCACTCGCGGGGACTTTCTGTATCATTTTCATAAGCTTTGATCTATCACGGAAAGGACGAACAGCTCCCTTACGGGAGCTGATTCTTTTCTTATGCAAAAAAGCTCCGCCTGACCAATTATCAGACGGAGCATTCTTTTTGGCGGTCGTACTGAGACTTGAACTCAGACATCGGAATATTCCGATTACTCACAGTTTAGCAAACTGCTGCCTTACCAGTTAGGCTTATGCGACCATTGGTGACGGATGTGGGATTCGAACCCGACATTTAGAGATTGAGAGCCTCTCGTCCTGACCTGTTAGACGAATCCGCCATATTGGTGGGCAAGGTAGGAGTCGAACCTACGGTGTATCAAAGTCACGGATTTACAGTCCGCTGCAATCGCCACTATGCATACTTGCCCATGTGGGGTAATCGAAGAGAATCGAACTCTTATTCTCAGAGCCACAATCTGATGTCCTTCCATTAGACGACGACTACCTGGTGACGGATAGGGGGATCGAACCCACTATTTAGAGATTGAAAGCCTCTTGTCCTGACCTATTAGACGAATCCGCCATATTTCGTCACTCATATTCGAGTGACGATTATTATTTTATCTATCGGAATATCAAACATATCTGCCAGTATTATCAGATTGTCGATAGTAGGCACAGCGTCACCGCGCATCCACTTGAATATAGCCTGCGGAGTATTGAAACCGCATCTTGCCTGTACATCGGATATCTTGAAGCCTTTGGATTTGATGATATTCTTTATGTTATTACCTGTTGCTTTCACATCGATTATAGGCATCGTGAGCAACTCCTTTCTCTATATTATGATAAAACAAAAACACCGCCTGCTTACATACAGACGGTGTTTATCATTTGTATGGATCACAACACAAAGAAAGTGTTCTCCGAAATGACTATCCACTACGTTTATCTGTATGCAGCACAAATAGAGCCTCTTCACTCTCGTGATAGAAACTTTCTTCATAGTGTTCGCTATACAGATAGATCATAGTAAACTGTTTCATTTCGGGTAGCTCCTTTCGTAATTATTCTTGTTACAGAGGTCTTTTTCGACCGTTCCTGTTCTGACTTTATCTGTATTATATCATAGCTTTTTGCAAAAATCAAGTAAACCACAGGTATATTATTTCTGTGCTCAGAAAAATCACAATTAAAAATTGTTCATTTTGCAATGTAATTATATTCCCCTGAAGTATTCTTCAAGACAATTTTGTGTCTGACATTTTACCGTATAGGAACTGCCATTTTCAACGAATTCAAGTTTTGTCTTGCAAATTGGACATGTAACATTTGACGATCCTTTTTTATGCAATTCTTTAAGGAAAAGATCTATCGCTTCTAATTTAGTTTTTGTCAGATTATCCATGTTAATCACTCCTTGCGATATTTATAATTTGAGTATATCACACCTTAGCCGCTTTGTCCACTATTCTGATTGAAAAAGCTCTCCTAATATGGTATAATAATGAAAAACATCGGAAAGGAGCTGCGGCTGTCTATGATAATACTGATAACAGGCGCTTCACACACGGGGAAGACACTTCTCGCACAGAAACTGCTCGAAAAATACAAGTACCCTTACCTGTCTATCGACCAACTGAAAATGGGGCTGATAAGAAGCGGTCAAACCGAGCTGACTCCTTATGATGACGATAAACTGACAGCATATCTCTGGGACATTCTGAAAGAGATGATAAAGACTGCCATTGAGAACG
Coding sequences:
- a CDS encoding EAL domain-containing protein; amino-acid sequence: MIYLGYTIYVLLRNAAFIQKQKILYLFSGFGFVITGIVIQILFRQLQIQLFTEAVMLSLMTIVFENASLEVDNDLNIYKRKVFLEFYKTACDMKSKMTLIAVSLVNTEQLLSTLSSEEKTVAFRTVCEKISKMVGQNNVYAYTTEKYAIMLDRNKIENYNIAENDYLIALEAMFNQSWTIGNKKIYLNALVTVLHLPEDTENVTLDSAFHRGRDLNFIDSNMILRNNKDVDIIRKRTRMLNAVRRACENRSFLVYYQPIWSVDSQSFVSAEALVRMDDDELGFIPPDEFISAAEEYGLISNLGEIVLEKVCEFYANHHPEQYGIEWIELNVSPYQLGDANIVQKFAGLLHKYNVPVSFINLELTETVDVFRNSIFNDTLKQLKDFGFTFSMDDYGTGYSNLANLMSNNYKTVKIDKSLLWKATDKAGMDFLMITVNQLKSIKLQVLQEGVETKEQLDIITSFGGNLIQGYYFSKPLSDIEFIAYCKRFVG
- a CDS encoding helix-turn-helix domain-containing protein — translated: MPIIDVKATGNNIKNIIKSKGFKISDVQARCGFNTPQAIFKWMRGDAVPTIDNLIILADMFDIPIDKIIIVTRI